tcacaacactaagatacttggaaaactggaaaaatgcaacagtgatGACACACTAACAGtgacaacactttcactgtcagcagttcatttcatttccactgggtgtccacaccttgcaggctcaccaAAGGGCGTGGcactgacaaccaatcacatctgttaaaagaatccATCATACCTAGCaccggggtcaaccacacctcctcactaagataaaagtgtCTGTCTCTTCCTTGCTCAGGGCTACAACTCCTTACTAGAATTTTTtaaggctaagttaggagctagTAGAGTATTCTCAGAATCTTTGCCTGAATATTAAGTaaccacaatattttttatgtgAGAGGCAGAATCAAGTTAAGATTAAACACATGGTTGTCAGATTTATGACAAGAAACATTTTACAgagacaactttttttttattggtgctGAGATGGAATTTCGTAACGTTAATAAATCGAtgtctgtgtttaaaatgtttttaccaAATGAGCTAAAATCAACTGCTAACGCACATGAAGAAGCTCCTCGAGTTATTCACACtgtcacaaaacatttacagtgtCACACGTTTTGCTTTAAAATCCTCTGTGTGCGTCACAGAGAAGCAACTGACAATACAAAACACTGTTATTGTCTATGAAGACGTTCTGACTTACAGGAAAGCACTATGACAAGTTCATGTAAGGACTTAGCAGCACTGTGAGTGATAATACTTGCTGGCGTTCATGTAGTGTTAATGTATCTGACAAAAACTAAACGTGTCTCAAATGTTGTGTTGACCTAAGAATTTAGTTGATCTTTATAAATGTGGTAAACATCTGTACACACTGGGACTCGAAGTTACCTATGATGTGCCTTGGCAGATAGCGTTCAGTATGTTCATGAGCGAGTGCTGGTCTGATGGAGTTCTTTAGATGAAACTACTGAACGGATAACATGCTTTACATACAGATCTTGTCCGACAGCACTGTGTTGAGAGATTTTATCAGGAAGACAAGCTCGGCCACTAGCTCGACAGAAAGGCCAGCgtcaaacagcagacacaagAATCATGCAACCCGAGTGCTCAGTTGGAAAAGTAGTGCCACTGTCAATAATAAGATCACAACCTTAAAGGGGTCGCACTGAAGAACGTGGAAAACGTTTTGTTCACTTGGCTCTATGTGGCAAAAATAACAGTCTAAAATACAACCATGCCAAGTCCAACATGACGTAGACGAGACGCACAAACAAATGATTAGTGAACCAAAGCTGCTTGAGTAAGACTTTCATCTAAACCATGCAGACAGAAGAAAATATTACATTCAGTTTTACAGAAAAAGCGACTTGAACTAAACAGAAATTAACAGCTGTTAGAACGAATACTTATTCAATTCCTGGTCAGACATACACAGATGTACATGTGGCTATTTATAATATGATTAAGGATTAAAAGCTTTTCCTTGTGATAAAGTCGTCATTAGTCAGGATGAGTGACACCTTCATAACAGGAGCAACAAGAATGGCTTGATTCTGTGTAATGTGCCTTTAATTTCCTTCAGAAATTCATGAGGGATAGTGGTCACAGGCTCTGCAACGACTAGTGTGATGCAATTAgtaatttaaagaaatacttaacttacaaaatgaccatttgtaaattagTTAGTCataatgtgttgtgtgtgaatttgtgaagaaaacttcatttttcctgcatgcctccgcagaaaacacaaacatattgaCTGACTGGGGACCGTGTTCAACACAGCAAAACCTCAATTTGCAAACTCTAACACAACCCGTTACTGTCATCAGAAATATCGATTGGTCGATACATCTtgtctgaatattttaaactgatttaataCTCATTTTCCTCAGTATCAATCCAAGCGATATTattttcttgctctctcttctctccaacAGCGAGGTGACACATGAGTGCAGTGCCCCTATAGCCCCGACTTCTCTCTATCACTCGCTGCTCTTCTGtaaaggcagctgcagacacagagggagactCTGAGATAACATTAACTTCTGACTTCTGCAAAGaagtgaatttacagctcacagcaaccgAATACGATACAGTCTCTGACTCTTGTTTGATATCAAGTGTCAGAAAAATAAGTTGTTGCATATATTCAATCCCTTGTTATTCCataaatgtcactgtcacactgaacgtccTGCTGAACCCGGTTCATACTCTCAAACcgtaatgtaaaaaaaacctgcgacaaatagtcaaatatttgtttttatcagccACATAGGGTTCAACTGgcataattctgagtcgggtacagccctacGGAGAATACTGTTTTcagtaatgtaaaaaaaatgttttaaatactgtTAATTTTTAACACAGTCCAGTAGTCGGTACAGTCCTAACCAAGAAAGGAGAAGTAGTCATTGTCATTTTATAGCCTCATTATAATTATTTCATGGGTCAATTTTTCCCCGTGGTGTCGAAAATTGTATCTAATACCAATATTTTAAGTTATTGTATCTGaattagaaattccagtatcttCACAACACTCATGCAGTACTATCCAAGTCTCCGTTATCAAGTAGTATGCTCAGTATATCCcagacacatgcatttttgttacaaaaaaaaaataaaaacttcagtattgaagtctggctttaaagagagttCAGTACAGTTTTATctagtaaggttttagcaaaatgcACGTTTGGTGAGTACTgcgcatacaactggataaatgagacttggaatatactgcatgagttgcgTGAGAGTTCGTAACAGGTGGTTTGATATATCAATCAATAAATCCATTTTCCGTGGAGGCACGCGAGAAAAAAAACTTCCTCACAAATTCGGGGTAACACAGCACGACTGATTAAAACACAAACTGgcattttgtaggtgaagtattcctttgagcCTGTAATTAATATGGTACTATTTAATGATCAGTTTCCTTCAAACACTAGgctgcccaaatatggtcataacattttaatttaatttgtgtgtCATTAAATCATCGGAGGGTTTTCATAATTTGTCATGGCCCAGTTAAAACAGTGATGCATGGTTTGGTTCTTTGGCTTTGCTTCAATGAACAACAGGCAGTTAACACAAATAAAGTTGTAGCTAAAACAAGACGGCACTAATATCAGTGGAATTAAAAGGGAACTCCACCGATTTTAAACATCCAAGTCTTACAGATCTGAGAGAATACTACTGCAAATAttgaaagtgttttgtttaacGATACATTTTGAGACAGGCATCAAATCACTTCCCATTTGTGGCCACAATTACATTTTGACTTTGTTCACAGCTTCTACCAGAGAGCCAAATCATACATCCTGACTTCCACAGCCACACTCAACTCAACCATCTGGCTGTcccataaaaaaatgtttaaatgtcatTCTTCTGTCTTCCATAGTTCATGTTTGCCCCGATACAACAGGGTTAGTATCTTCAGCAACATGCCtgtacaaatgtgtttttacttgCAGTGCTTAAAAACTGTGCATGCTGGGAAAGGCTCCAGCCCTCTGCGACCCTgtacaggataagtggttaaaAGTATGTGTGGAAATTAAGGGAGTCACTCCAGGCTACTGAGCTCTAcgtatgtatttaattttggGACTATTCTAATCTTTTAGTGGTGCAGCAGACCTCACCCACACTACAATCAGTGGGCTCATGAGTCATGTAAAGTGAGCTAGCCTTGCAGGACTTGGTAAGTAGCAGGTAATCGGGGGAAGGTGTCagtgcttctttttcttctgttccTGTAGGGTGTGCTGTAGCTCTCGGAGGTTCTCTGACAGGAGCTCCACCTCGTCAAGACGGCCGCTGAGCTTGGCATCGAAAATGTAGGCCCTAATGTTGTCaatctgctgcagcagcagctcctcctctATCATGTCCACGTCTGGCAGAACCTCATCATCATCGTCTCCATCGAAGGGGTTGGTCGAGACTTCTGGAGAGTTCCCAGAGGCCTCCAGGAAAGGGTTACCTGTGTCAGtatcctcatcctcctcgaaCGGGTTGCCAGGTGCGGTCTCAGCCTGTTTGTCCTCCTTGACCTCTTCATCTTCATCGAATGGGTTGTATTCTTTCTTCCCATTGGTTACCTCTTTGTGCTCCCTCTTTATGTCCTCAAAGAAGGGATTGGATGGATCTTCCTCAATGGGAGTAGAGTCCTCCTCATCGAAAGGGTTGAGGGAGGTGCTGTTCTGTCCTTCACCACCAGGGGGGGTTACCTGCCCCCCTAAGCTCCTCAGCCTGGGAGGTGACTCCTCCTGGCTTGTGAGAGCAGGGAATGCTCTTACAGAGGATGGACTCCTCTCAGCTTTCGGAGTCAGTTCCTCTGCTTCAGCGTCTTCCTCTCCTTGGAAGCCCCCTGCTGCACTGATATCCAGAGACCTCTCCCAGGTGAAGGAAGGCTGGGTGGAGCCCATGGCGGGGCCCCAACGCTCCCTATCCTCCCTCTCCCGGGCTTCCAGACGATTGAGCTCTCCCTGCTGCATGCTCTCCTCCTCGGCCAGCTTCTGAGAGAGCACGATGGCCAGGCTGGTCTGCTGCTGGTCGTATTCATCCTGCAGCTGACGCAAGTTCTCCTCCAACATGGCCACCTCGTCTGCCCTCTGGGCCTCTCGTGCCTGGCGAAGGAATGACTGTATGTTCTGGATCTGCTGCAGGAGGGGGTCCTCGTGCTCGCTGCGTGTATGGACGGAGTCTGCGGAGGGCAGCCAACCACCAGCTTTGGTCATGCGTGGAGCTCTGGGGGCCTGCGGCAGCTCTCCATTAGTACTGGGAGGGGGACGGTTTTTCTCATAATCCTGCCTCCTCTTCAGGGTCTCCTGGGTTGCCTGTTGAGCGGGGAAATATGAGTTTTAAACATTGAGTTACTTGTTATCAATGAGGAAGAGTGTATCAGTACACAGTCTCACCAGTCTCTCTTGTTGGAGTCTCTTCTCTTGTTcctgtttcctcttttctttcagcTCTTCATATTTATCCTTAGTGGGTAAAGACATGAGACCTAACAACTTCTCCTGAAACAGGACACACAAAGAAATGGGTGAATTCAGGGAAAGAAAGGATCAAACGACAAAGACACATGTAGAAGACATACTGATAGGAGACACTCTGAACGAATGGGGCTTATGTCTTTGTCTCTATGTTGAGAATTGCCTGAACTTCACCTGGACAAATAGCGTGGCTGTGTAACGGATCATCCTCTGCAGCTGGAGGGCCTTCGGATGTGGTGGCGGATCATCTTTTGCTTTTAGTGTTAAAATCTTCTTGCTGAGAGGAAAACAGAAccatttgatatttttaaaagctCCATACTTGACAAACACGACCAAAGACTTCCGTTCAGTTTTGAAACTGTCTTTCAGGATCGACATCTACCTCAGGGCATCGATTAGTTCGTAGTATTTCTGCACTTCCAGTCTCAGTCCAGCAGCAGTGTCGAGATTGTAGGTGGTTTCTCCGGCACTGTGAAAGCAAACAGTCATTACAGTAAGCAACACTCTCATATCAAAGATCCAGATGCTCATTAAATAGCTGCTTTTTATGGGGCTTACTTGAGTGACTCGGCCATTCTGATGTATTCTGGAGCCTTTTCATCCACCTTCTCCATGCACATCCTCAGCCTCTGACAGGAAGACAAAAATTGAGCAAGTGAACAACAGGAAACcccaaaagacaaaaactgaatgacGGGAAGGATACAACAGTGTAAACTCAAGACAgcttgaaaaaaataacacagaaTCAACTGCTCTGCTGGTGTGAACAGAAGAGACGGATTGTAAAATGTAGAGATTCTTGTCATTTTAAGTG
This genomic stretch from Epinephelus moara isolate mb chromosome 16, YSFRI_EMoa_1.0, whole genome shotgun sequence harbors:
- the LOC126402383 gene encoding rabenosyn-5 translates to MASSYPPPFEGTGEVKEGFLCPLCLKDLQSFYQLQDHYEEEHSGDDRHFGGQLKSLVQKAKKAKDKLLKRDGDDRPDTGTYESFYDPYMWEPQELGATRSHLDFFKKHRAARIDHYVIEVNKLIIRLEKLTSFDRVNSDAAKIRAIEKSVVSWVNDSDVPFCPDCGNKFNIRNRRHHCRLCGSIMCRKCMDFVPLPLAQKLINGTREALCVPGSPLQSQSPPAGGGGGSGMGSRRGSISSLSSVTSMLEEKDDEKIRCCHHCMDTLLKRQQKLEEKDHMPDVVKLYERLRMCMEKVDEKAPEYIRMAESLNAGETTYNLDTAAGLRLEVQKYYELIDALSKKILTLKAKDDPPPHPKALQLQRMIRYTATLFVQEKLLGLMSLPTKDKYEELKEKRKQEQEKRLQQERLATQETLKRRQDYEKNRPPPSTNGELPQAPRAPRMTKAGGWLPSADSVHTRSEHEDPLLQQIQNIQSFLRQAREAQRADEVAMLEENLRQLQDEYDQQQTSLAIVLSQKLAEEESMQQGELNRLEAREREDRERWGPAMGSTQPSFTWERSLDISAAGGFQGEEDAEAEELTPKAERSPSSVRAFPALTSQEESPPRLRSLGGQVTPPGGEGQNSTSLNPFDEEDSTPIEEDPSNPFFEDIKREHKEVTNGKKEYNPFDEDEEVKEDKQAETAPGNPFEEDEDTDTGNPFLEASGNSPEVSTNPFDGDDDDEVLPDVDMIEEELLLQQIDNIRAYIFDAKLSGRLDEVELLSENLRELQHTLQEQKKKKH